Proteins from a single region of Sphingomonas swuensis:
- the metF gene encoding methylenetetrahydrofolate reductase [NAD(P)H] has protein sequence MTRSALASVPLPAAEPPPLFAHARGDIDVSFEFFPPKTEAMSETLWRSIQMLAPPCPRFVSVTYGAGGSTRERTHQTVARIASETSLPAAAHLTCVDASRAEIDEIARRYWEAGVRHIVALRGDPPEEGRDYAPRPDGYADAAALVAGLKEVAPFEISVACYPEVHPQAHCPDSDLDNLKRKVDAGADRAISQFFFSADAFFRFRDRAAAAGIDAEIVPGILPVSNVAQTRKFAGLCGAEIPGWMDAMFEGLDSLPAARQLIAASLAAELCGQLYAGGIRHFHFYTLNRAELAYATCSASVRRAKPLRR, from the coding sequence ATGACCCGTTCCGCACTCGCCTCGGTGCCGCTTCCCGCGGCCGAGCCGCCCCCGCTGTTCGCCCATGCCCGCGGCGACATCGACGTCAGCTTCGAATTCTTCCCGCCCAAGACCGAGGCGATGAGCGAAACCCTGTGGCGCTCGATCCAGATGCTCGCGCCGCCGTGCCCGAGGTTCGTCTCGGTGACCTATGGCGCGGGCGGTTCGACCCGCGAGCGGACCCACCAGACGGTGGCCCGGATCGCATCGGAAACAAGCCTTCCGGCCGCCGCGCACCTCACCTGCGTCGACGCCAGCCGGGCCGAGATCGACGAGATCGCGCGGCGCTACTGGGAAGCGGGCGTGCGGCATATCGTGGCGCTTCGCGGCGATCCCCCCGAGGAAGGGCGCGACTATGCGCCGCGGCCTGACGGCTATGCCGATGCGGCGGCGCTGGTCGCGGGCCTGAAGGAGGTCGCGCCATTCGAGATCTCGGTCGCCTGCTATCCCGAGGTCCACCCGCAGGCGCACTGCCCGGACAGCGACCTCGACAACCTCAAACGCAAGGTCGACGCCGGCGCCGACCGCGCGATCAGCCAGTTCTTCTTTTCGGCCGACGCCTTCTTCCGCTTTCGCGACCGGGCGGCGGCGGCGGGGATCGACGCCGAGATCGTCCCCGGCATCCTGCCGGTCAGCAACGTCGCCCAGACCCGCAAGTTCGCCGGGCTGTGCGGGGCCGAGATCCCGGGCTGGATGGACGCGATGTTCGAGGGGCTCGACAGCCTTCCGGCGGCGCGCCAGCTGATCGCCGCGAGCCTCGCCGCCGAACTGTGCGGCCAGCTCTATGCCGGCGGGATCCGCCACTTCCACTTCTACACCTTGAACAGGGCCGAACTCGCTTATGCCACCTGCTCGGCGTCCGTGCGCCGTGCGAAGCCGCTGAGGCGCTGA
- a CDS encoding homocysteine S-methyltransferase family protein — protein sequence MSLADHFRAEAARRILVKDGAFGTAIQGAGLTEACYRGELTLNHDQKGNNDLLNLTRPELIKSIARGYAEAGADVLGTNSFNANRISQADYGAEHLVRDINVAAARIVREVADEAEAEDGAKRYVAGALGPTNKTLSLSPDVNDPAYREVDFDHVRGIYREQCEALLEGGADFILIETVFDTLNAKAAIHAALGLAPIMISMTLTDLSGRNLSGHTVEAFWASVRHAKPLTIGLNCSFGAAQLRPHLAALSRQADTLVMAYPNAGLPNDLGAYDEAAEETAAQVGEWVRDGLVNVVGGCCGTTPAHIAAIAGTVRGSSARAVPEASGRTVLAGLEPMVLAA from the coding sequence ATGAGCCTGGCCGATCACTTCCGCGCCGAGGCGGCGCGACGCATCCTGGTCAAGGACGGGGCGTTCGGGACCGCGATCCAGGGAGCGGGGCTGACCGAGGCCTGCTACCGCGGCGAGCTCACCCTCAACCATGACCAGAAGGGCAACAACGACCTTCTCAACCTGACCCGGCCCGAACTAATCAAGTCGATCGCTCGCGGCTATGCCGAGGCCGGGGCGGACGTGCTCGGGACCAACAGCTTCAACGCCAACCGGATCAGCCAGGCCGACTATGGCGCCGAGCATCTGGTCCGCGACATCAACGTCGCCGCCGCCAGGATCGTCCGCGAGGTGGCCGACGAGGCCGAGGCGGAAGACGGCGCCAAGCGCTATGTCGCGGGCGCGCTCGGGCCGACCAACAAGACGCTGTCGCTGTCGCCCGACGTCAACGATCCCGCCTATCGCGAGGTCGACTTCGACCATGTCCGGGGCATCTACCGCGAGCAGTGCGAGGCGCTGCTCGAGGGCGGCGCCGACTTCATCCTGATCGAGACGGTGTTCGATACGCTGAACGCCAAGGCGGCGATCCACGCCGCGCTCGGACTGGCGCCGATCATGATCTCCATGACCCTGACCGACCTGTCGGGCCGCAACCTCAGCGGGCATACGGTCGAGGCCTTCTGGGCGAGCGTGCGGCATGCGAAGCCGCTGACCATCGGGCTGAACTGCAGCTTCGGCGCGGCGCAGCTCCGGCCTCATCTCGCGGCGCTCAGCCGGCAGGCGGACACGCTGGTCATGGCCTATCCCAATGCGGGCCTGCCGAACGATCTCGGCGCCTATGACGAGGCTGCCGAGGAGACCGCCGCGCAGGTCGGCGAGTGGGTGAGGGACGGGCTGGTCAATGTCGTCGGCGGCTGCTGCGGGACGACTCCGGCGCATATCGCGGCGATCGCCGGAACGGTGCGCGGATCGAGCGCACGGGCGGTTCCCGAAGCGTCGGGCCGGACGGTCCTGGCGGGGCTCGAGCCGATGGTGCTTGCGGCGTGA
- the metH gene encoding methionine synthase: MTSPPPTPPAGGRGGSFVNIGERTNVTGSAKFKKLILSGDYDAAVEVARDQVENGAQVIDVNMDEALLDSEAAMTIFLKRIAAEPDIARVPVMIDSSKWSVILAGLKCVSGKPIVNSISLKEGEAPFLEQARTARAFGAAVVVMAFDEVGQADTAERKVEICGRAYDLLTGDGFPPEDIIFDPNVFAVATGIDEHRRYALDFIEACRAIRARCPGAHLSGGLSNLSFSFRGNEPVRRAMHSVFLYHAIPAGLDMAIVNAGQLDVYDAIDPELRNACEDVILDRNEEATEALIAIAERFRGTDAAVEVAQAAWRSWPVRERLAHALVKGIDAHIVDDTEEARHTVKRPIEVIEGPLMDGMNIVGDLFGSGKMFLPQVVKSARVMKKAVAHLLPFIEAEKQAGESAGKGRVVMATVKGDVHDIGKNIVGVVLQCNGFEVIDLGVMTPWPKILEAANENKADMIGLSGLITPSLDEMVTVAEEMERAGMIRPLLIGGATTSRAHTALRIAPRYSGPVIHVLDASRAVGVASALVSDGPQKSELIGRTASDYQQLREQREGRGQSDLSPLAEARRNRFDGDSAGPMPRPRAPGLHRFDQWDLADLRQVIDWTPFFRAWELHGTYPAILDDAVVGKEARTLFHDAEAMLDRIIEEQWLVARGAIGLWPARRDGDDVVVTPGPQAGGEPDVRLPFLRQQVKKREGRANMCLADFIAEEGDWLGGFAVAIHGIEPHLERFKAAHDDYSDILLKSLADRLAEAFAERLHQHVRTELWGYAPGENCTNEELIRERYQGIRPAPGYPACPDHSLKPILMGLLGSDAAGIRLTESFAMLPASAVSGFYFAHPDSAYFGVARIGQDQLEEYAARRGVDIETASRWLRPNLD; the protein is encoded by the coding sequence GTGACAAGCCCTCCCCCGACCCCTCCCGCAGGCGGGAGGGGAGGATCGTTCGTCAACATCGGCGAGCGGACCAATGTGACCGGCTCGGCGAAGTTCAAGAAGCTGATCCTGTCGGGCGACTATGACGCCGCGGTCGAGGTCGCGCGCGACCAGGTCGAGAATGGCGCGCAGGTGATCGACGTCAACATGGACGAGGCGCTGCTCGACAGCGAGGCGGCCATGACCATCTTCCTCAAGCGGATCGCGGCCGAGCCCGACATCGCGCGGGTGCCGGTGATGATCGACAGCTCCAAGTGGAGCGTGATCCTGGCGGGCCTCAAGTGCGTGTCGGGCAAGCCGATCGTCAACTCGATCAGCCTCAAGGAAGGCGAGGCGCCGTTCCTTGAGCAGGCGCGGACCGCGCGGGCGTTCGGCGCGGCGGTGGTGGTGATGGCGTTCGACGAGGTCGGACAGGCCGACACGGCGGAGCGCAAGGTCGAGATCTGCGGGCGGGCCTATGACCTGCTGACGGGCGACGGCTTCCCGCCCGAGGACATCATCTTCGACCCCAACGTCTTCGCGGTGGCGACCGGGATCGACGAGCATCGCCGCTATGCGCTTGACTTCATCGAGGCGTGCCGGGCGATCCGCGCACGCTGCCCCGGGGCGCATCTCTCGGGCGGGCTGTCGAACCTCAGCTTTTCGTTCCGCGGCAACGAGCCGGTGCGGCGGGCGATGCACTCGGTGTTCCTCTACCATGCGATTCCCGCCGGGCTCGACATGGCGATCGTCAACGCCGGGCAGCTCGACGTCTACGACGCGATCGACCCCGAGCTGAGGAACGCCTGCGAGGACGTGATCCTCGACCGCAACGAGGAGGCGACCGAGGCGCTGATCGCGATCGCCGAGCGCTTCCGCGGGACCGACGCGGCGGTCGAGGTGGCGCAGGCGGCATGGCGCAGCTGGCCGGTCCGCGAGCGCCTCGCCCATGCGCTGGTCAAGGGCATCGACGCGCACATCGTCGACGACACCGAGGAAGCGCGGCACACGGTCAAGCGGCCGATCGAGGTGATCGAGGGCCCGCTGATGGACGGGATGAACATCGTCGGCGACCTGTTCGGGTCGGGCAAGATGTTCCTCCCCCAGGTGGTCAAGTCGGCACGGGTGATGAAGAAGGCGGTGGCGCATTTGCTGCCCTTCATCGAGGCCGAGAAGCAGGCGGGCGAGAGCGCCGGCAAGGGCCGGGTCGTGATGGCGACGGTCAAGGGCGACGTTCACGACATCGGCAAGAACATCGTCGGCGTGGTCCTGCAATGCAACGGCTTCGAGGTGATTGACCTTGGCGTCATGACGCCGTGGCCCAAGATCCTCGAGGCGGCGAACGAGAACAAGGCCGACATGATCGGCCTGTCGGGGCTGATCACGCCGAGCCTCGACGAGATGGTGACCGTGGCCGAGGAGATGGAGCGGGCGGGGATGATCCGGCCGCTGCTGATCGGCGGGGCGACCACCAGCCGGGCGCATACCGCGCTGAGGATCGCGCCGCGCTATTCGGGGCCGGTGATCCACGTGCTCGACGCCAGCCGCGCGGTCGGCGTGGCAAGCGCACTGGTCAGCGACGGGCCGCAGAAGTCCGAGCTGATCGGGCGCACCGCGAGCGACTATCAGCAGCTCCGCGAGCAGCGTGAGGGGCGCGGGCAGAGCGACCTGTCGCCGCTGGCCGAGGCCCGTCGCAACCGCTTCGACGGCGATTCGGCAGGACCAATGCCGCGGCCGCGCGCACCGGGCCTGCACCGGTTCGACCAGTGGGACCTCGCCGATCTCCGCCAGGTGATCGACTGGACGCCGTTCTTCCGCGCCTGGGAGCTGCACGGCACCTATCCCGCGATCCTCGACGATGCGGTGGTCGGCAAGGAAGCGCGGACGCTGTTCCACGATGCCGAGGCGATGCTCGACCGGATCATCGAGGAGCAGTGGCTAGTCGCGAGGGGCGCCATCGGGCTGTGGCCGGCGCGGCGCGACGGGGATGATGTCGTCGTCACTCCTGGTCCGCAGGCGGGAGGGGAGCCGGATGTCCGCCTGCCGTTCCTCCGCCAGCAGGTGAAGAAGCGCGAGGGGCGGGCGAACATGTGCCTTGCCGACTTCATTGCGGAGGAGGGCGACTGGCTCGGCGGCTTCGCGGTCGCGATCCACGGGATCGAGCCGCATCTCGAGCGCTTCAAGGCGGCGCACGACGATTACAGCGATATCCTCTTGAAGAGTCTCGCCGACCGGCTGGCCGAGGCCTTCGCCGAGCGGCTGCACCAGCACGTCCGGACCGAGCTTTGGGGCTATGCGCCGGGCGAGAACTGCACGAACGAGGAGCTGATCCGCGAGCGCTACCAGGGCATCCGGCCGGCTCCGGGCTATCCGGCCTGTCCCGACCACAGCCTCAAGCCGATTCTGATGGGGCTGCTCGGGAGCGACGCGGCGGGGATCCGGCTGACCGAGAGCTTCGCCATGCTTCCCGCCTCGGCGGTGTCGGGCTTCTACTTCGCGCATCCGGACAGCGCCTATTTCGGAGTCGCGCGGATCGGGCAGGACCAGCTCGAGGAATATGCGGCGCGGCGCGGGGTCGATATCGAGACGGCGTCGCGGTGGCTTCGGCCCAACCTCGACTGA
- a CDS encoding protein-disulfide reductase DsbD family protein, with translation MRLLLAFFALIFALPAAAQLGSAVPNIRPELVAEGPAIPGREVELAILMTPNEGWHGYWENPGDAGQPMQVQWELPAGAEAGPLRYPVPIRLTIAGLMNYVFKGPYAVLVRLKVPEGATGTLPVRADLSYLACTDQVCVPERGSVALNLPVGTGPRDPRFDGWRSKLPRPIGAQATYAVAGERLRIAVPLPASVPVGEPYFFPLTDGVARYAEPQAFRRSGDYLVAELALKSAPGGPIAGVVELGDGRGLAVEARLGPVPSGGRTIGGEEPWRVLGLALLGAILGGLILNLMPCVFPILALKGMALARAGGDERHARADALAYLAGAVVGTGALGAVLLALRAGGSAAGWAFQLQDPRTILVLAVLAGAITLNLLGVFKLPVLGGEASPRGGFATGALAAFVATPCAGPFMGAALGTALLLPAAGALLVFAGLGLGLALPFVALTFVPALRRRLPKPGKWMLTLQRVLAVPMGLTALAALWLLWRQAGDKALMVGIAALLVVGLLLWLAGRVQREGRAVWALGLAVVGATIGFALPLPGGSSAASRVAGEHEAWSEAKVAAAVSAGRPVFVYFTADWCLSCKVNETTTIGRDNVRDALKKGGVEVLVADWTEADPAISRFLDARGRAAIPLYLWYRPGQAEPEELPQVLTPAMLIERAERR, from the coding sequence ATGCGGTTGCTCCTAGCGTTCTTCGCCCTGATCTTCGCCTTGCCTGCGGCGGCACAGCTGGGCTCGGCGGTGCCGAACATCCGGCCCGAGCTGGTCGCCGAGGGGCCGGCAATCCCCGGTCGCGAGGTCGAGCTCGCGATCCTGATGACCCCCAACGAGGGGTGGCACGGCTATTGGGAAAATCCGGGCGACGCTGGGCAGCCGATGCAGGTGCAGTGGGAGCTTCCCGCGGGCGCCGAGGCGGGGCCGCTGCGCTATCCGGTGCCGATTCGGCTGACCATCGCGGGGCTGATGAACTATGTGTTCAAAGGGCCTTATGCGGTGCTGGTCCGGCTCAAGGTGCCCGAGGGCGCGACGGGCACGCTGCCGGTGCGCGCCGACCTCAGCTATCTCGCCTGCACCGACCAGGTGTGCGTTCCCGAGCGCGGCTCGGTGGCGCTCAACCTGCCGGTCGGGACGGGGCCGCGCGACCCGCGCTTCGATGGGTGGCGGTCGAAGCTGCCGCGGCCGATCGGCGCGCAGGCGACCTATGCCGTGGCGGGCGAGCGCCTTCGTATCGCGGTGCCGCTTCCGGCTTCGGTGCCGGTCGGCGAGCCCTATTTCTTCCCGCTGACCGACGGGGTCGCGCGCTACGCCGAGCCGCAGGCGTTCCGGCGGAGCGGTGACTATCTGGTGGCGGAGCTGGCGCTGAAGTCGGCGCCGGGCGGGCCGATCGCGGGGGTGGTCGAGCTCGGCGACGGGCGCGGGCTCGCGGTCGAGGCGCGGCTAGGACCGGTGCCGAGCGGCGGGCGGACGATTGGCGGCGAGGAGCCGTGGCGCGTGCTCGGGCTGGCGCTGCTCGGAGCAATCCTCGGCGGGCTGATCCTCAACCTCATGCCCTGCGTGTTCCCGATCCTGGCCCTGAAGGGGATGGCACTGGCGAGAGCCGGGGGCGACGAGCGGCACGCCCGGGCCGATGCGCTGGCCTATCTGGCGGGCGCGGTGGTGGGCACGGGCGCGCTCGGCGCGGTGCTTCTCGCGCTTCGGGCGGGCGGGAGCGCGGCGGGCTGGGCGTTCCAGCTCCAGGACCCGCGGACGATCCTGGTGCTGGCGGTGCTTGCCGGCGCGATCACGCTCAACCTTCTCGGGGTGTTCAAGCTGCCGGTGCTCGGCGGCGAGGCGAGCCCGAGGGGCGGGTTCGCGACCGGGGCGCTGGCGGCGTTCGTCGCGACACCCTGCGCCGGGCCGTTCATGGGCGCGGCGCTGGGGACGGCGCTGCTGCTCCCGGCTGCGGGCGCGCTGCTGGTGTTCGCCGGACTGGGCCTCGGGCTGGCGTTGCCGTTCGTGGCGCTGACCTTCGTTCCGGCGCTCCGGCGGCGGCTGCCGAAGCCCGGCAAGTGGATGCTGACGCTGCAGCGCGTGCTTGCGGTGCCGATGGGGCTGACCGCGCTGGCGGCGCTCTGGCTGCTGTGGCGGCAGGCGGGTGACAAGGCGCTGATGGTCGGGATCGCCGCGTTGCTGGTGGTCGGCCTGCTGCTGTGGCTGGCGGGACGGGTGCAGCGCGAGGGGCGCGCGGTCTGGGCACTCGGACTGGCTGTCGTGGGCGCGACGATCGGCTTCGCGCTGCCGCTTCCGGGTGGCTCGTCCGCGGCGAGCCGGGTGGCCGGCGAGCACGAGGCCTGGAGCGAGGCCAAGGTCGCGGCGGCGGTCAGCGCCGGGCGGCCCGTGTTCGTCTATTTCACCGCCGACTGGTGCCTGAGCTGCAAGGTCAACGAGACCACCACCATCGGCCGCGACAATGTCCGCGACGCGCTGAAGAAGGGCGGAGTCGAGGTGCTGGTCGCCGACTGGACCGAGGCCGACCCGGCGATCTCCCGCTTCCTCGACGCGCGCGGCCGGGCGGCGATCCCGCTCTACCTATGGTACCGGCCAGGGCAGGCCGAGCCCGAGGAGCTGCCGCAGGTGCTGACCCCGGCGATGCTGATCGAGCGGGCGGAGCGGCGCTGA